Within Vicia villosa cultivar HV-30 ecotype Madison, WI linkage group LG1, Vvil1.0, whole genome shotgun sequence, the genomic segment ATAAAATTTATCAAGTTCATTTGAATTAATCGTGTGATAAGAAAATTTATCGAATTAACTGCAATGAAGTGTTTCGACTTCCAGTGCATTATAGTTGAACACTCTGATGTCCTTGAATTTAAATAAGTATCAGTATGTCCAATCAAATACTATTATTCAATGACACTCAATTTTTTACAATGATTTTGCAATTGAGTGTTCCAGTTGgcaaattctttttatttttgtgaagTCAAAATACAATTGAATGTTCCAGTTGGCATTTTTTTCTAATTCTGTGAAAATCAATGTAAGGGAGTGGTAAAAAATAATTTCCCACCATGACTCATATCATATGTGCCAGTCCATATTAAAATTAGTCATGTTGAATTATACCATATTTACAAAACTATTTTGAAACTTGTATTCACTTTCATTTTGCATGGTTCAGTATAGTGTTAAAGCAATTAGTACAATATAGTGTGTAACAAGGGAAAAAAACGTGAATTTGATGCTTAAAATcgcttaaaaaaatttaaatgagcAATTCGGTATCCATTGTTGAGCCATCTCCGTCTCGCACAACTTAAACCATTGGTCTGGTCCCAAGGGTAACAAAAATGAATGCAGAGCTTTTATTGGAAAAAATGAatgcagatttttaattgagggaAAAAAAGGATGCAGAGCTTTTGTAGCGGAAAAATGGATGCAGAGCTTTTGTAGGGAAAAATGGATGCAGAGCTTGTCTCAGCATTTGAAACAATGCCAAACACTATATGCAGCCAATTATCAACATAAAttaactgtataaaagaaaacaAGAGTTGCACCTGTGTTACTACCTCAATTGATATTGAAAGATTTAGAGGGAGGTATAGTCAATCATGAGGTGGTGGACGGCAGCAAAAGCCCCTCACCATTGTTGGTCGTTACCACTCACACAATTATGATTGAATAAATCAACTTCTAAACTTATACACCACAAGTGCGTTTTGATTTGAGAGAAAAATTAACTTGCAGATAATTGGCCCAAAaacttaaaagtaaaataaaaccatagaataaacaaaaatataacatatatttGATACCAAAATAAGCATAGCATAGCTGCTTATAAAATCCAAGTGTTACTTCACGCGAGACACAAACTGTTAAAGCATaaacatgaaaatgaaaaagcCCTGCCACCGTCGATCTAGAACCCAGTTCTGGGAACAACAGCTGCGAGATGAAGGCGCAGTCTTCACACTTAATCCAAAAAACAATTTAACTAAACCAGAAATAAAAATACTAGGAACCAGGAACCATTTATTATTGCAATCATGAAAATAGACTCCCCTGGTTAAGTCATCCTGCACGGTTCACTTCTTCTTCAATGCTGACTTAGTCTTGACGGCTCCACTGGGATCCTTCTTCTCCACAGCCTTGATGACTCCAACCGCCACAGTTTGACGCATGTCTCTCACAGCAAAACGACCAAGTGGAGGATATTCGGAGAATGTCTCAACCACCATGGGCTTGGTGGGAACCATCTTGATAATACCAGCATCACCATTCTTCAGGAATTTTGGCTCCTTTTCAATCTCTTTACCAGAACGCCTGTCAATCTTGGTAAGAAGCTCGGCAAACTTCACAGCAATGTGGGAGGTATGGCAGTCAAGAACAGGGGCATAACCATTTCCAATCTGACCAGGGTGATTCATGATGATCACTTGAGATGTAAAGTTAGCAGACTCCTTGGCTGGGTCGTCCTTGGAGTTTGAGGCAACAAAACCACGCTTGAGATCCTTAACAGCAACATTCTTAACATTGAATCCAACATTGTCACCGGGAAGAGCCTCGGTGAGAGCTTCATGGTGCATCTCCACAGACTTGACCTCAGTCTGAAGTCCGGTTGGAGCAAAAGTCACCACCATTCCAGGTTTGATGACACCAGTCTCAACACGTCCCACAGGCACAGTTCCAATTCCTCCAATCTTGTAGACATCCTGAAGGGGTAAACGGAGGGGTTTGTCTGATGGCCTCTTAGGCTCGTTGATATTGTCAAGGGCCTCAAGAAGGGTTGGACCCTTGTACCAGTCAAGATTTGTAGAGCGCTCAATCATGTTGTCTCCCTCAAAACCAGAGATGGGAACAAATGGAACTTTGTCAGGATTATAGCCAACCTTCTTCAAATAGGAAGAAACCtccttcacaatttcttcatACCTAGCCTTCGAGTACTTGGGTGTAGTGGCATCCATCtgcataatataaaaaataatgagtAATTGTATAAATGGTTCGTGAAAATATCAAATGCAAAAGAGGGTGAAAATCTAAATTACCTTGTTACAGCAGCAGATCATCTGCTTGACACCAAGAGTGAAAGCAAGTA encodes:
- the LOC131643716 gene encoding elongation factor 1-alpha-like; amino-acid sequence: MGKEKVHINIVVIGHVDSGKSTTTGHLIYKLGGIDKRVIERFEKEAAEMNKRSFKYAWVLDKLKAERERGITIDIALWKFETTKYYCTVIDAPGHRDFIKNMITGTSQADCAVLIIDSTTGGFEAGISKDGQTREHALLAFTLGVKQMICCCNKMDATTPKYSKARYEEIVKEVSSYLKKVGYNPDKVPFVPISGFEGDNMIERSTNLDWYKGPTLLEALDNINEPKRPSDKPLRLPLQDVYKIGGIGTVPVGRVETGVIKPGMVVTFAPTGLQTEVKSVEMHHEALTEALPGDNVGFNVKNVAVKDLKRGFVASNSKDDPAKESANFTSQVIIMNHPGQIGNGYAPVLDCHTSHIAVKFAELLTKIDRRSGKEIEKEPKFLKNGDAGIIKMVPTKPMVVETFSEYPPLGRFAVRDMRQTVAVGVIKAVEKKDPSGAVKTKSALKKK